In Actinomycetota bacterium, one DNA window encodes the following:
- a CDS encoding LacI family DNA-binding transcriptional regulator, translated as MKKINIKTIASKAGVSTATVSRVMHNYPGVKEETKKKVLKVASQFNYEINAVASSLRREKTNTLGIIVGNVLSQFYSTLAKAVEDVAIEEGYSLILCNGDDNPQKELKYLRILKANRVDGIILTPTGKNASYIDFLKKSGMQIVLVDRLVPGLENDAVLVDNEKGSYEAIKYLISRGYKRIAIINGFPDRTTGAERLEGYKRALTEANINIDPGLIKTGNFKKRSGINLATELVEADPRPEVIFVTNLDMALGAVLAIKNKGLHIPRDIGILSFDNPDWTQITDPPITTINQPVYSMGNTAAELIIKKINKPSNYRNEPPLIIRLGTHLVIRSSTS; from the coding sequence ATGAAAAAAATTAATATAAAAACCATAGCCAGTAAAGCAGGTGTTTCCACCGCTACGGTGTCCAGGGTAATGCACAATTATCCTGGAGTAAAAGAGGAAACCAAAAAAAAAGTCCTGAAGGTGGCCTCCCAATTCAATTATGAAATAAACGCAGTGGCCAGCAGCCTTAGAAGAGAAAAGACCAATACCCTGGGTATTATTGTAGGAAATGTGCTGTCACAATTTTATTCAACTTTAGCTAAAGCAGTAGAGGATGTGGCCATAGAGGAGGGTTACAGCCTTATTTTATGCAATGGGGATGATAATCCCCAAAAAGAACTAAAGTATTTAAGGATTTTAAAAGCCAACCGGGTTGACGGCATAATATTGACTCCTACCGGAAAGAATGCCAGCTATATTGATTTTTTAAAAAAATCAGGGATGCAGATAGTACTGGTAGACAGACTAGTACCCGGATTGGAAAATGATGCAGTCCTGGTAGATAATGAAAAAGGCTCATATGAAGCAATAAAATACCTTATCAGCAGGGGATATAAAAGAATTGCTATTATTAATGGTTTTCCTGACCGGACTACGGGGGCAGAGCGGCTGGAGGGCTATAAGCGGGCTTTGACTGAGGCAAACATAAATATTGACCCTGGTTTAATAAAAACTGGTAATTTTAAAAAAAGAAGTGGAATAAATTTAGCAACCGAACTAGTGGAGGCCGACCCAAGACCGGAAGTTATATTTGTTACTAACCTGGATATGGCACTAGGAGCGGTTTTGGCCATAAAAAACAAAGGTTTGCACATTCCCCGGGATATTGGCATATTAAGTTTTGACAACCCGGACTGGACCCAGATAACCGATCCTCCCATCACCACCATAAATCAACCGGTGTACAGTATGGGCAATACTGCAGCCGAGCTTATCATAAAAAAAATTAACAAACCATCAAATTACAGAAATGAGCCGCCTTTAATTATCAGGCTGGGAACACACCTTGTAATCAGGAGCTCTACTTCTTAG
- a CDS encoding DapH/DapD/GlmU-related protein, with translation MANTKQGSLVGDVRRLFSKYGTLKGRPSFWGAVRIILVKPGVQALVFYRFYHRLYKIRLALLAEICCRINFWFTGAEIDPGAEIGSGCRIWHSSGVVIGRGVKLGDNVSIFSNVVLGGLGHSMFHHGQPGYPVVENNVILYTGVTALGPVKIGENTTIGAHSLVLKSIPPNCLAFGNPAEVKKST, from the coding sequence ATGGCAAACACTAAACAGGGCAGCCTGGTAGGAGATGTAAGGCGCCTTTTTAGTAAATATGGAACTTTAAAGGGCAGGCCTTCCTTTTGGGGGGCGGTTAGGATCATACTGGTTAAGCCGGGGGTTCAAGCTTTAGTTTTTTATAGATTTTACCACCGTCTCTATAAGATAAGGCTGGCTCTGTTGGCAGAAATATGCTGCCGTATTAATTTCTGGTTTACCGGAGCGGAAATTGACCCTGGGGCAGAAATTGGTTCAGGGTGCAGGATATGGCATTCTTCTGGAGTGGTCATAGGCAGGGGAGTAAAGCTGGGAGACAATGTCAGTATTTTTTCCAATGTGGTGCTGGGAGGCTTGGGGCATTCCATGTTCCACCATGGCCAACCAGGTTATCCGGTAGTTGAAAATAATGTTATCCTGTATACCGGTGTAACTGCACTGGGACCTGTAAAAATAGGGGAAAATACTACTATTGGGGCCCATTCCCTGGTGTTAAAATCCATACCCCCCAACTGCTTGGCTTTCGGGAATCCGGCTGAAGTTAAGAAATCGACATAG
- a CDS encoding FadR/GntR family transcriptional regulator yields the protein MMSVKKKAPRIIIDRILEDIGQGKLNSGQLLPSQNELCRIYQTGRGSVREALQALELVDVIEIKPGVGAYIKDFSINSFFNPARITFKPDEKIVPDLLEFRELFESIAVQAAIDHANESDLKGMEENLELTDFYIRKQNSEEFVRLDYEFHQKLSEASHNQVIKKYFDIIFPLLKYCMTEILIKTTEIPGVMQNTLQDHRTIFNNIKNKKQYEAVTSIREHLEFVKNNYSQIQSSQKQDEILSS from the coding sequence ATGATGAGTGTAAAAAAGAAAGCTCCTAGAATTATTATTGACCGGATTTTGGAAGATATTGGGCAAGGTAAATTAAACTCAGGCCAGCTTCTACCTTCTCAAAATGAGCTCTGCCGCATCTATCAAACCGGCAGGGGAAGCGTAAGGGAAGCCCTTCAGGCACTGGAGCTGGTAGATGTAATTGAAATCAAACCTGGAGTAGGGGCATATATCAAGGATTTTTCCATTAATTCTTTTTTTAACCCGGCCCGTATCACCTTTAAACCGGATGAAAAGATAGTGCCCGACCTCTTGGAATTCAGGGAATTATTTGAGTCAATTGCTGTGCAGGCAGCCATTGACCACGCTAATGAGAGTGATTTAAAGGGAATGGAAGAAAACCTGGAACTTACTGATTTCTATATTAGGAAGCAAAATAGCGAAGAGTTCGTAAGGCTGGATTATGAATTTCACCAGAAGCTGTCAGAAGCATCCCATAACCAGGTAATTAAAAAATATTTTGATATCATTTTTCCTCTCCTGAAATATTGTATGACTGAAATACTTATTAAAACTACTGAAATACCAGGGGTAATGCAAAACACTTTGCAGGATCACAGAACTATTTTTAATAATATAAAAAATAAAAAACAATATGAAGCAGTAACCAGTATCAGAGAGCACCTGGAATTTGTAAAAAATAACTATAGCCAGATACAAAGTTCCCAAAAACAGGATGAAATATTAAGCAGCTGA